From a single Anaerolineales bacterium genomic region:
- a CDS encoding MBG domain-containing protein: MKAKHLTKRSFMVVFTTILLLIAIPATAVFAASAGPNYPGTATGGAGNNEWVPAGTGGANSLVGALGADGGRTAMSDVEDGDDSDPLVMTNFGFSIPAGATIDGITVEMNRYREWSTGGGIQDVTVRLLGGTLTGDNKAEAGLWATTFSPDNVDTFGSASDTWGNTWTPAQINATGFGVELVVENTHSSARRQAHVDYVRITVTYTEAAKANTTTTVTCDTPVTYGGVSTCTATVARDSGTNTPSGNVTWGTDGSGSFGTSSCSSPAAGTLECSADYTPSAVGTGTHNVSATYAGDSNFNGSNGNQNVTVNTKALVPSFTADNKEYDGDTDADILTRDVTGVINADDVSLTGGTASFADANVGAGKTVTGSGFALSGANAGNYHLDPTSAQTTADITAKAINVTADPQSKTYGDADPALTYTADALVGSDLFSGALERAAGEDVGPYAINQGTLTAGSNYTINYTGANLTIGVRGLTVTANNKTIFFGSPEPVFDYTPSGFQFSDDFVTEPTCAVVQDPHTAVGVYDIVCSGADAGSNYSISYVDGVYTISDKVVLDVSVANASISYGDALPSFTPLYSGFTGGDDASALDTAPTCSATGGPFTAVGSPYAIVCSGGVDNKYDFNYTNGELTVNPLAITVTADAGQMKAEGDADPAEYTYSVNPALVGSDTFSGALTRELGETPGFYAILVGTLSAGANYDMTFVSNNFEIVANQAPVITEGADIGVTMSKNGFPDKFALTLNATDAEDHTLTWSIQTQAGNGTATASGDGNSKVIAYAPTLNFSGADSFVVRVTDQLGAFDDITVNVTVSAGGDFPTFVDVPMANSAWSYIESIYYAGITGGCSTNPLAYCPNSSVTRAQMAIFLLRGMYGQAYTPPPATGTVFADVPLTHSAAAWIEQLAAEGITGGCGGGNYCPSSPVTRAQMAIFLLRAKYGQAYTPPAATGTEFLDVPIGHSAAAWIEQLAAEGITGGCGGGNYCPNNSVTRAQMAIFIQRTFDLARP, encoded by the coding sequence ATGAAAGCAAAGCATTTAACCAAACGTTCGTTCATGGTGGTCTTTACCACCATCCTGCTCCTGATCGCCATTCCGGCGACGGCGGTCTTCGCCGCAAGCGCAGGACCCAACTACCCTGGCACTGCCACAGGCGGTGCTGGAAACAACGAGTGGGTGCCAGCAGGAACTGGTGGCGCTAATTCTCTTGTCGGCGCGCTCGGCGCGGACGGCGGCAGAACTGCCATGTCCGATGTTGAGGATGGAGATGACTCAGACCCGCTGGTCATGACCAATTTCGGGTTCAGCATCCCCGCCGGTGCGACCATTGACGGCATCACGGTCGAGATGAATCGCTATCGCGAATGGTCTACTGGCGGCGGCATTCAAGATGTTACAGTACGGTTGCTGGGCGGCACGCTCACCGGAGATAACAAAGCAGAGGCTGGTCTGTGGGCTACTACCTTCAGCCCCGACAATGTGGATACTTTTGGCAGCGCGAGCGACACATGGGGCAACACTTGGACGCCCGCCCAGATCAATGCCACCGGCTTTGGTGTGGAATTGGTTGTTGAGAATACACATTCTTCTGCAAGAAGGCAGGCGCATGTTGACTATGTCCGCATCACCGTGACCTATACCGAAGCGGCAAAAGCCAACACGACCACGACCGTGACCTGTGATACTCCGGTCACCTACGGCGGCGTCAGCACTTGTACGGCCACGGTCGCGCGCGACTCCGGCACGAACACCCCGAGCGGCAACGTCACATGGGGCACGGACGGCAGCGGCTCCTTCGGAACCAGCTCCTGCTCCAGCCCTGCGGCTGGCACGCTCGAATGCTCGGCAGACTACACCCCCAGCGCAGTGGGCACGGGCACGCATAACGTCTCCGCCACCTACGCGGGCGACTCCAACTTCAACGGCAGCAACGGCAACCAGAACGTCACCGTCAACACCAAGGCGCTTGTCCCCTCCTTCACGGCTGACAACAAAGAATACGACGGAGACACCGACGCCGACATCCTGACCCGTGACGTCACCGGCGTGATCAATGCTGACGACGTCTCCCTGACCGGCGGAACCGCCTCCTTTGCGGATGCGAACGTCGGCGCTGGCAAGACCGTCACCGGCTCGGGCTTCGCTCTGAGCGGCGCGAACGCGGGCAACTATCACCTCGACCCGACCTCCGCCCAGACCACGGCAGACATCACCGCCAAGGCGATCAACGTCACCGCCGACCCGCAGAGCAAGACCTACGGCGATGCCGATCCCGCGCTCACCTACACGGCTGATGCGCTCGTCGGCAGCGACCTGTTCAGCGGCGCACTTGAACGCGCGGCTGGCGAGGATGTTGGTCCGTATGCCATCAACCAGGGCACGCTCACAGCCGGCTCCAACTACACCATCAACTACACCGGCGCGAACCTGACCATCGGCGTGCGCGGCTTGACCGTGACCGCGAACAACAAGACCATCTTCTTCGGCTCGCCCGAACCGGTCTTCGACTACACCCCCAGCGGCTTCCAGTTCTCCGATGACTTCGTCACCGAACCGACCTGTGCCGTAGTGCAAGACCCGCACACCGCAGTCGGCGTCTATGACATCGTGTGCTCCGGCGCCGATGCAGGCTCCAACTACAGCATCAGCTATGTGGATGGCGTCTACACCATCTCCGACAAGGTCGTTTTGGATGTGTCCGTGGCGAACGCCTCCATCTCCTACGGCGACGCCCTGCCCAGCTTCACCCCGCTGTACAGCGGCTTCACCGGCGGCGATGACGCTTCGGCTCTCGACACCGCCCCGACCTGCTCTGCCACCGGTGGTCCTTTCACCGCTGTAGGCAGCCCCTATGCCATCGTCTGCTCCGGCGGCGTGGATAACAAGTACGACTTCAACTACACCAACGGCGAACTGACGGTCAACCCGCTGGCGATCACAGTCACGGCAGACGCCGGACAGATGAAAGCCGAAGGCGATGCTGACCCGGCAGAGTACACCTACTCGGTCAACCCGGCGCTGGTCGGCAGCGACACCTTCAGCGGCGCACTCACCCGCGAACTCGGTGAAACCCCCGGCTTCTACGCCATCCTGGTCGGCACGCTCTCCGCGGGCGCCAACTACGACATGACCTTCGTCAGCAACAACTTCGAGATCGTCGCCAACCAAGCCCCGGTCATCACCGAAGGCGCTGATATCGGCGTGACGATGTCCAAGAACGGCTTCCCGGACAAGTTCGCCCTGACCCTGAACGCCACCGATGCTGAAGACCACACCCTGACCTGGAGCATCCAGACCCAGGCTGGCAACGGAACCGCCACCGCCTCCGGCGACGGCAACTCCAAGGTCATCGCCTACGCCCCGACCCTGAACTTCTCCGGTGCGGACAGCTTTGTGGTGCGCGTCACCGACCAGCTCGGTGCCTTCGATGACATCACGGTCAACGTGACGGTCTCCGCAGGCGGCGACTTCCCGACCTTCGTCGATGTGCCCATGGCGAACTCCGCCTGGTCCTACATCGAGTCCATCTACTATGCCGGCATCACCGGCGGCTGTTCCACCAACCCGCTTGCCTACTGCCCGAACAGCTCCGTCACCCGCGCCCAGATGGCGATCTTCCTGCTGCGCGGCATGTACGGACAAGCCTACACGCCTCCCCCGGCGACCGGCACCGTCTTCGCTGACGTCCCGCTCACCCACTCGGCTGCGGCTTGGATCGAACAGCTGGCTGCGGAAGGCATCACCGGCGGCTGCGGCGGCGGCAACTACTGCCCGAGCAGCCCGGTCACCCGCGCCCAGATGGCGATCTTCCTGCTGCGCGCCAAGTACGGACAAGCCTACACGCCTCCTGCCGCCACCGGCACCGAGTTCCTGGACGTCCCGATCGGTCATTCGGCTGCGGCTTGGATCGAGCAGCTGGCTGCGGAAGGCATCACCGGCGGCTGCGGCGGCGGCAACTACTGCCCCAACAACTCTGTCACCCGCGCCCAGATGGCGATCTTCATCCAGCGCACCTTCGACCTAGCACGTCCGTAA
- a CDS encoding S-layer homology domain-containing protein, which yields MSKKSFFFNQNLDAGGSKRQFDRVFRIFTIIAFLIAMLGMAPNSAQAAEPNGGYKTCYRLTIGHTGEGSDPTASPSKSWGCYKKGYYVAGEHITLSGAVPAEGWRIASWTGTKNDSSTASSNTVKIPAKAHTALVNYTKDEYILTVLTVGSGSTTVTPPGPYAFGTVVDVTASAAPGFVFDFWSGACTGSGACQVIMDADKTVTAHFSESSANQFTITASAGANGSISPSGAVIVAQGGSQAFSMLPDAGYQVADVLVDGVSAGPVTNYAFNDVQANHSISVSFETIANRPPVITEGEQIGTTVSKNAYPNKFSLTLNATDPDGDPITWVLLSQASNGTAAVSGTGNSQPIAYKPKLNYGGMDSFVVQVSDGQGGTDTIIVNVTVSGGGDFPTFVDVPIDHPYWAFAEALYYYGFTGGCGTNPLRYCPDLPLIRSQAAILLLRGMYGSSYTPPPATGTVFADVTVTTHAAAWIEALVAEGITGGCGGGNYCPNSSVTRGQAAVLLLRAKYGSDYVPPAVGASTGFADVPTSHPLAAWIKQLAAEGISTGCGGGNFCPNSALSREQAALMFQRTFVLDVPEMPTP from the coding sequence ATGTCCAAAAAATCATTTTTTTTCAACCAGAATTTGGATGCGGGGGGATCGAAACGCCAATTCGACAGGGTATTTCGCATTTTTACGATCATAGCCTTTCTGATCGCCATGCTTGGAATGGCTCCCAACAGCGCCCAGGCAGCCGAACCGAATGGAGGCTACAAGACCTGCTACCGCCTCACGATCGGGCACACCGGCGAGGGCAGTGACCCAACGGCAAGCCCCAGCAAGTCGTGGGGGTGCTACAAGAAAGGCTATTATGTGGCAGGGGAACACATCACACTGAGCGGAGCCGTGCCCGCCGAGGGCTGGAGAATCGCAAGCTGGACCGGCACAAAGAACGACAGCAGCACCGCCAGCAGCAACACCGTCAAAATACCGGCGAAAGCCCATACCGCCCTTGTTAACTATACGAAAGACGAGTATATTCTGACGGTCCTCACGGTGGGCAGCGGATCCACAACCGTCACCCCGCCCGGACCCTACGCGTTCGGGACCGTGGTGGACGTGACCGCCTCCGCCGCGCCGGGCTTTGTGTTCGATTTCTGGAGCGGCGCGTGCACAGGATCGGGCGCGTGCCAGGTGATCATGGACGCGGACAAGACCGTGACGGCGCACTTCTCGGAATCCTCCGCGAACCAATTCACCATTACCGCCTCCGCCGGGGCGAACGGCAGTATCTCCCCCTCGGGCGCGGTGATCGTGGCGCAGGGAGGCAGCCAAGCCTTTAGCATGCTGCCCGATGCGGGCTATCAGGTGGCGGATGTGCTGGTGGACGGCGTGTCGGCGGGACCCGTGACAAACTATGCCTTCAACGATGTGCAGGCGAACCACAGCATTTCCGTCAGTTTCGAGACAATTGCGAACCGCCCGCCGGTCATCACGGAAGGCGAGCAGATCGGCACGACGGTTTCGAAGAATGCCTATCCGAATAAGTTCAGCCTGACGTTGAACGCCACCGACCCGGACGGCGACCCGATCACCTGGGTGCTGCTGAGCCAGGCTTCGAACGGGACTGCGGCGGTTTCCGGCACGGGCAATTCCCAGCCGATCGCCTACAAGCCAAAACTCAACTACGGCGGGATGGACAGTTTCGTGGTGCAGGTCTCGGACGGGCAGGGCGGCACGGATACGATCATCGTCAATGTGACGGTTTCGGGCGGCGGCGACTTCCCGACCTTTGTGGATGTGCCGATCGACCATCCGTATTGGGCGTTCGCCGAGGCGCTGTATTACTACGGCTTCACGGGCGGATGCGGCACCAACCCGTTGAGGTACTGCCCGGACCTGCCGTTGATCCGTTCGCAGGCGGCGATCCTGCTGCTGCGCGGCATGTACGGTTCCAGCTATACGCCGCCTCCCGCGACCGGAACGGTCTTCGCGGATGTGACGGTGACGACCCACGCTGCGGCATGGATCGAGGCGCTGGTTGCCGAGGGCATTACGGGCGGCTGCGGCGGCGGGAATTACTGCCCGAACAGTTCGGTGACGCGCGGCCAGGCGGCGGTACTGCTGCTGAGGGCAAAATACGGCAGCGATTATGTTCCGCCCGCAGTGGGAGCCAGCACCGGTTTTGCGGATGTGCCCACCAGCCACCCGCTGGCGGCATGGATCAAGCAACTGGCGGCAGAGGGCATCTCGACCGGCTGCGGCGGCGGGAACTTCTGCCCGAACAGCGCGTTGTCGCGCGAGCAAGCCGCGTTGATGTTCCAGCGGACATTCGTGCTGGATGTTCCGGAAATGCCGACGCCGTAA
- a CDS encoding S-layer homology domain-containing protein codes for MKSIFKTGFIQLRHMAAACVLVLILALPMSYSAGAASLCVEPSGADGCHTTIQAAINAASAGDTIHVRAGTYNENVIINKNNITLTGALALNPNDTPDDTIHTIINGAAPAVITSPGISIPNGVTGVTIQNLRVQGFASNSGIYGAANNNNLTIDSVHVYSNNTNNATNGGGIYMNGPVSNVSINNVDSQFNRARGIVIWNGFKQNISITNSYVANNNCCGIELQDGTASGVTLSGNTVVNNLDSGMSAIGLTSGAGANVISNNTLTNNGRYGIEIKLPNGNGADSGDGSIVVENNTVSLPNPGADLRDFAGIAVFRRSYLVGAGYVDIPTGVIVRNNTVSGFRQSNSGSNSTGFGIVLEGTNMLAEGNTLTNNDVGIQVQAGHLPYTANTNIDGDQANLNDDYFGRGNSPIACARVTNDNVYDANGVDARTVGANAGSAAAIYNETAGSYHCSIQQAIDSADPGDTIRVPAGTYVEELMIDKALTLLGPNDTVNPNTGTRGAEAVLHPASTGADPSICTVMAYLTTSNVTIKGFTFDGDNPALSGGAMIGAADVDACEIIASYEGVGNIVIENNILEHSTYSGIDMYNYVVTDATSGNYIRYNLFRNIGETTYNWGLGILVYNNFYADITDNVFDNVRIGIQTGNFSKANPGATGSISNNEINAWRMGIFHNLWYSNASVIPVAGNTVNALDRTGVTSWNGILISSFQQTLNTLVTDNTITMGAISQNPASGYVVWNTPTSAALTISGGTVTGGTYGVWVNNYEGYSSNGANTSIIVDGVTISGATGAGVYVLDSPDNTNNSTVYAEVKNSVIRDSGAGIWVAGSDASAKANLNEIFDNTAGVTNTSGTVMDAENNWWGSDHGPEDASGTVEMPFDPEPAVSDMLNAEPAGQLGNPVSDDVDYAPWTMNNAPVITEGSDIGVTMSKNGFPDKFALTLNATDAEAHTLTWSIQTQAGNGTATASGDGSSKVIAYAPTLNFSGADSFVVRVTDQLGAFDDITVNVTVSAGGDFPTFVDVPMANSAWSYIESIYYAGITGGCSTNPLAYCPNSSVTRAQMAIFLLRGMYGQAYTPPAATGTVFADVPLTHSAAAWIEQLAAEGITGGCGGGNYCPSSPVTRAQMAIFLLRAKYGQAYTPPAATGTEFLDVPIGHSAAAWIEQLAAEGITGGCGGGNYCPNSSVTRAQMAIFIQRTFDLIRP; via the coding sequence ATGAAAAGCATATTCAAAACAGGGTTCATCCAACTGCGCCACATGGCAGCCGCATGCGTGCTGGTCCTGATACTGGCTCTGCCCATGAGCTACAGCGCGGGCGCTGCGAGCCTGTGCGTGGAACCAAGCGGGGCGGATGGATGCCATACCACCATTCAAGCCGCCATCAACGCCGCCAGCGCGGGGGACACCATTCACGTCAGGGCAGGGACCTACAACGAGAACGTCATCATCAACAAGAACAACATCACCCTGACCGGCGCGCTGGCACTGAACCCCAACGACACGCCGGACGATACGATCCATACGATCATCAACGGCGCCGCCCCGGCAGTGATCACCAGCCCGGGCATCTCGATCCCCAACGGGGTGACGGGGGTGACCATCCAGAACCTGCGCGTGCAGGGCTTTGCAAGCAACAGCGGCATCTACGGCGCCGCCAACAACAACAACCTGACCATCGACAGCGTGCACGTGTACAGCAACAACACCAACAACGCGACGAACGGCGGCGGCATCTACATGAACGGACCCGTCTCCAACGTGTCGATCAACAACGTGGATTCGCAGTTCAACCGCGCGCGCGGCATCGTGATCTGGAACGGTTTCAAGCAGAACATCAGCATCACCAACAGCTACGTGGCGAACAACAACTGCTGCGGCATCGAACTGCAGGACGGGACCGCCTCGGGCGTGACCCTGAGCGGCAACACGGTGGTCAACAACTTAGACAGCGGCATGTCCGCCATCGGGTTGACCTCCGGAGCCGGCGCGAACGTGATCAGCAACAACACGCTCACGAACAACGGACGCTACGGCATCGAGATCAAACTGCCGAACGGCAACGGCGCGGACAGCGGCGACGGGAGCATCGTGGTGGAGAACAATACGGTCTCCCTGCCGAACCCCGGCGCGGACCTGCGCGACTTCGCCGGCATCGCCGTGTTCCGCCGGAGCTACCTGGTGGGCGCGGGCTATGTGGACATCCCGACCGGCGTGATCGTGCGCAACAACACGGTGAGCGGCTTCCGCCAGAGCAACTCCGGCTCGAACAGCACCGGCTTCGGCATCGTGCTGGAAGGGACCAACATGCTGGCAGAGGGCAACACGCTTACGAACAATGACGTGGGCATCCAAGTGCAAGCCGGACACCTGCCCTACACCGCCAACACGAACATCGACGGCGACCAAGCCAACCTGAATGACGACTACTTCGGGCGCGGAAATTCGCCGATCGCATGCGCGCGCGTGACCAATGACAACGTGTACGACGCCAACGGAGTGGACGCCCGCACCGTCGGTGCGAACGCCGGCAGCGCCGCCGCCATTTACAATGAGACGGCAGGCTCGTACCACTGCAGCATCCAGCAGGCGATCGACAGCGCCGACCCGGGCGACACGATCCGGGTTCCCGCGGGGACGTACGTCGAGGAACTGATGATCGACAAAGCGCTGACGCTGCTGGGACCGAACGACACCGTCAACCCGAACACAGGCACACGCGGGGCGGAAGCGGTCCTGCATCCCGCCAGCACCGGCGCGGACCCGAGCATCTGCACCGTGATGGCATACCTGACAACAAGCAACGTGACCATCAAGGGCTTCACCTTTGACGGCGACAACCCGGCATTGAGCGGCGGCGCGATGATCGGCGCGGCGGACGTGGATGCCTGCGAGATCATCGCCAGCTACGAGGGCGTGGGGAACATCGTGATCGAGAACAACATCCTCGAGCACAGCACCTACAGCGGCATCGACATGTACAACTATGTCGTTACCGATGCGACCTCCGGCAACTACATCCGCTACAACCTGTTCCGCAACATCGGCGAAACGACCTACAACTGGGGGCTGGGCATTCTGGTCTACAATAACTTCTATGCCGACATCACCGACAACGTATTCGACAATGTGCGCATCGGCATCCAGACCGGCAACTTCTCGAAAGCCAACCCCGGCGCGACGGGCAGCATCAGCAATAACGAAATCAACGCCTGGCGGATGGGCATCTTCCACAACCTGTGGTACTCGAACGCCTCGGTCATCCCCGTGGCGGGCAACACGGTGAACGCGCTCGACCGCACGGGCGTAACATCCTGGAACGGCATCCTAATCAGTTCGTTCCAGCAGACGCTCAACACGCTCGTGACGGACAATACGATCACGATGGGCGCGATCAGCCAGAACCCGGCGAGCGGCTATGTGGTCTGGAATACGCCGACCAGCGCCGCGCTGACCATTTCCGGCGGGACGGTGACGGGCGGGACCTACGGCGTGTGGGTCAACAACTACGAGGGTTATAGCAGCAACGGCGCGAACACCTCCATCATCGTGGACGGTGTGACGATCTCCGGGGCGACGGGCGCAGGCGTGTACGTGCTGGACAGCCCCGACAATACGAACAATTCGACCGTGTACGCCGAGGTCAAGAACAGCGTCATCCGCGATTCCGGCGCTGGGATTTGGGTCGCCGGCAGTGACGCGAGCGCGAAAGCCAACCTGAACGAGATCTTCGACAACACGGCAGGCGTTACCAACACCTCCGGCACTGTGATGGACGCGGAGAACAACTGGTGGGGTTCGGACCACGGACCCGAGGACGCCAGCGGCACGGTCGAGATGCCGTTCGACCCCGAACCGGCTGTGAGCGACATGCTCAACGCCGAACCGGCGGGACAACTCGGCAACCCGGTCAGCGATGACGTGGATTATGCACCGTGGACAATGAACAACGCGCCCGTCATCACCGAAGGCTCTGATATCGGCGTGACGATGTCCAAGAACGGCTTCCCGGACAAGTTCGCCCTGACCCTGAACGCCACCGACGCTGAAGCCCACACCCTGACCTGGAGCATCCAGACCCAGGCTGGCAACGGAACCGCCACCGCCTCCGGCGACGGCAGCTCCAAGGTCATCGCCTACGCCCCGACCCTGAACTTCTCCGGTGCGGACAGCTTTGTGGTGCGCGTCACCGACCAGCTCGGTGCCTTCGATGACATCACGGTCAACGTGACGGTCTCCGCAGGCGGCGACTTCCCGACCTTCGTCGATGTGCCCATGGCGAACTCCGCCTGGTCCTACATCGAGTCCATCTACTATGCCGGCATCACCGGCGGCTGTTCCACCAACCCGCTTGCCTACTGCCCGAACAGCTCCGTCACCCGCGCCCAGATGGCGATCTTCCTGCTGCGCGGCATGTACGGACAAGCCTACACGCCTCCTGCCGCGACCGGCACCGTCTTTGCTGACGTCCCGCTCACCCACTCGGCTGCGGCTTGGATCGAACAGCTGGCTGCGGAAGGCATCACCGGCGGCTGCGGCGGCGGCAACTACTGCCCGAGCAGCCCGGTCACCCGCGCCCAGATGGCGATCTTCCTGCTGCGCGCCAAGTACGGACAAGCCTACACGCCTCCTGCCGCCACCGGCACCGAGTTCCTGGACGTCCCGATCGGTCATTCGGCTGCGGCTTGGATCGAGCAGCTGGCTGCGGAAGGCATCACCGGCGGCTGCGGCGGCGGCAACTACTGCCCCAACAGCTCCGTCACCCGCGCACAGATGGCGATCTTCATCCAGCGCACCTTCGACCTGATCCGCCCGTAA
- a CDS encoding S-layer homology domain-containing protein yields MASSSSFTRKLTWLVVLALCFAVLPARVRAAAPAEEQVLKQHVFKFYLDPALVPDMEFAKAMLPKYVADMNTILAKNTSRRLVFNPETDIILTSAQPQTNYAFPPLPVNGFEIWAHAIRTNFAISHNGYAGVDVSGAGVLAGLRWTRIYNPDSLTSAELNDYWTQIHLMVHEMAHVFGAGLGEYYNLFSVTDTTGMDPLRNINIYDPADPFWAARQDFMADPLLRNPIKFGSVVDPLTRENLLAYVRFSSLTAAIISNDYRNSAPTVDLSNINVRVVTESGMPVESAVVKVWSVIGTSPNQSQLMVESATNAGGRLSFTWGGAVRPHNSNDMLRLVKVYKNGYEAFAGYISIFDTDVVRIVDGGLSYELTVVLKPAGGFSSGSIFADVSVTSSTWSFIEKMYASGITGGCTLSPLRYCPDQIVSRGQMAVFLERSMRGAGFAPPVVPVSFNDTTDHSMRYWIEVLAADGITAGCGNGNFCPDNPVTRGQMAIFLLRAMHGAGYKPPAASGTVFLDAPADHWASAWVEQLARENITGGCGNGNFCPDAPVTRAQMAVFLVKAFRME; encoded by the coding sequence ATGGCATCCTCATCATCATTCACCCGCAAGCTCACATGGTTGGTCGTTCTGGCGTTATGCTTCGCCGTCCTGCCCGCCCGCGTGAGGGCAGCCGCCCCCGCCGAAGAGCAGGTCCTTAAGCAACACGTCTTCAAATTCTATCTCGACCCCGCCCTCGTCCCGGATATGGAGTTCGCGAAAGCCATGCTCCCCAAATACGTGGCGGATATGAATACCATTCTGGCGAAGAACACCAGCCGCCGCCTCGTCTTCAACCCCGAAACCGATATCATCCTGACCAGCGCCCAGCCTCAAACGAATTACGCCTTTCCGCCCCTGCCGGTGAACGGTTTTGAGATCTGGGCGCATGCTATCCGCACGAATTTTGCTATTTCTCATAATGGCTATGCCGGTGTGGATGTCAGCGGTGCGGGGGTGCTTGCCGGTTTGCGTTGGACGCGCATTTATAACCCCGACTCTCTTACCTCTGCCGAACTGAACGACTACTGGACGCAGATTCACCTCATGGTGCATGAGATGGCGCACGTCTTTGGTGCAGGGTTGGGTGAATACTATAACCTCTTCTCTGTCACAGATACCACAGGTATGGACCCCTTGCGGAATATAAACATTTACGATCCTGCCGACCCCTTCTGGGCAGCCCGTCAGGATTTCATGGCAGACCCGCTGTTGCGCAACCCCATCAAGTTTGGTTCTGTTGTTGATCCGCTCACGCGTGAGAATCTGCTGGCGTATGTCCGCTTTTCAAGCCTCACGGCGGCAATCATCAGCAATGATTACCGCAATAGTGCTCCCACTGTGGATCTTTCCAATATCAATGTGCGCGTTGTCACCGAGAGCGGTATGCCGGTCGAATCCGCTGTGGTTAAGGTTTGGAGTGTGATTGGCACGTCACCGAATCAATCCCAATTGATGGTCGAAAGTGCCACGAATGCCGGCGGACGTCTTTCCTTTACCTGGGGCGGTGCGGTCAGACCGCATAACAGCAATGATATGCTGCGTCTCGTAAAGGTGTACAAGAACGGATACGAAGCTTTCGCCGGATACATTTCAATTTTTGATACGGATGTCGTGCGTATTGTGGACGGTGGCTTGTCTTATGAGTTGACGGTCGTGTTGAAGCCGGCTGGTGGATTTTCATCCGGTTCCATTTTTGCTGATGTTTCTGTCACTTCATCCACATGGTCCTTCATTGAGAAGATGTATGCGTCTGGCATAACTGGCGGTTGTACGCTGTCCCCTTTGCGCTACTGTCCGGATCAGATCGTATCGCGCGGTCAGATGGCGGTCTTTCTTGAGCGTAGCATGAGGGGTGCCGGTTTTGCTCCTCCTGTGGTGCCCGTCAGTTTTAACGATACCACCGATCACTCGATGCGTTACTGGATCGAAGTCCTCGCTGCCGATGGCATCACTGCCGGGTGCGGGAATGGCAACTTCTGCCCCGATAATCCCGTAACTCGCGGACAAATGGCGATCTTCCTCCTGCGTGCCATGCACGGCGCAGGGTACAAACCGCCCGCAGCCTCCGGGACCGTGTTCCTGGATGCCCCTGCCGATCATTGGGCGTCTGCCTGGGTCGAGCAGCTTGCCCGCGAGAACATCACCGGCGGGTGCGGCAATGGCAACTTCTGCCCCGACGCCCCCGTCACCCGTGCGCAAATGGCGGTCTTCCTGGTCAAAGCCTTCAGGATGGAATAA